The following are encoded in a window of Amycolatopsis lexingtonensis genomic DNA:
- the eccCa gene encoding type VII secretion protein EccCa, whose translation MSLTPERPSEIVLQSPPMLPKSSSGGMVQLMMFLPMMLGMGAMSFVYIGRDGGVMTYIFGALFICAMGGMVVMSLGRGGMAKKAQINDERRDYQRYLSGLRAQVRDIADGQRAAMIAVQPDPADLWAYVESGKLWDRRRADSQFAQVRAGTGPQRLATPLKAPQTVPLEDLDPVSSTSLKHFIRTYSTVDGLPVALSLRSFAAVTVAGRRPDVLGLTRALLCQLVTFHSPGDLRIAVCVSPDRQHDWEWAKWLPHATAAGATDAVGSRRLAADSAAGLAELLGADLGERPAFSRRAASQLDLPHLVVVVDGGNAHGEPRLIGEDGRLGVTVLEVGQEHPRTYSTERLLSLHTAPDSLGMVVGDATEQRLGFLGRPDVLDRGAAEALARMLTPLHTPAAVVGEKPMSATFGLAGLLGIGDPRDTDTTVTWAPRAARDRLRIPLGVNPEGRPVELDLKESAEGGMGPHGLVIGATGSGKSELLRTLVTALAVMHSSETLNLALIDFKGGATFAGMTGLPHTCAVITNLSDDLALVDRMADALNGELLRRQELLHAAGNYASVRDYEKARADGVPLDPLPSLLVIIDEFSELLSARPEFIDLFVAIGRLGRSLGIHLLLASQRLEEGRLRGLDSHLSYRVGLRTFSAAESRAVLGVADAYHLPPVPGSAYLKADTDTLIRLKAAYVSGELPPRSTVVREDGQALGVLPFSLAPVEIPVTTEIEETPKTDGTGETIIGAMLSRLEGRGPAAHQIWLPPLNEPPTLEQLLPPLGEDAARGLCPLGWGGNGKLTIPVALVDKPFEQRRDMLWADFSGAGGHALIVGAPQSGKSTLMKDIAGMLALTHTPAEVQLFILDMGGGALAPIAGLPHVSGYATRRDAQRCRRVVAELTTLLEQREEFFAANGIESITTFRQRRAEFTESTDGREFGDVFLFVDNWTTIRQEYEQLEEQITGLAARGLGFGIHVIVSLNQWIGVRAQLRDAIGTRFELRLGDPMDSSIDRKVAVNVPADRPGRGITAEKLHFLAALPRIDGDQRPETIGAGGVDLVRRISEAWKGPRAPQVRLLPPEVPLDTLPAAPSRQVTLGIAESTLRPVYLDFAADPHFVAFGDVESGKSSLLRALAQGITSAYTPEEAAIIVADYRRGLLGAVSEPHLLGYAGAEGKLTDLIGECAQAMRNRLPGPSVTPEQLRNRSWWRGPELFVLVDDYELVATVGRNPLQPLLEFLPQARDIGLHVIIVRGSGGAGRALFEPVLQRLRELGSPGLIMSGTKDEGALLADVKPSPQPPGRGTLVSRRHGTGLVQVAWTKPAES comes from the coding sequence ATGAGCCTGACCCCCGAGCGTCCTTCCGAGATCGTGCTGCAGTCGCCGCCGATGCTCCCGAAGAGCTCGTCCGGCGGGATGGTCCAGCTGATGATGTTCCTGCCCATGATGCTCGGCATGGGCGCGATGTCGTTCGTCTACATCGGACGCGACGGCGGGGTGATGACCTACATCTTCGGCGCGCTGTTCATCTGCGCCATGGGCGGCATGGTCGTGATGTCGCTCGGCCGCGGCGGCATGGCGAAGAAGGCGCAGATCAACGACGAGCGCCGCGACTACCAGCGGTACCTCTCCGGGCTGCGCGCCCAGGTCCGCGACATCGCCGACGGGCAGCGCGCGGCCATGATCGCCGTCCAGCCCGACCCGGCCGACCTGTGGGCCTACGTCGAATCCGGGAAGCTGTGGGACCGGCGGCGCGCCGACTCCCAGTTCGCGCAGGTGCGCGCGGGCACCGGGCCGCAGCGGCTGGCGACGCCGTTGAAGGCGCCGCAGACCGTGCCGCTGGAAGACCTGGACCCGGTGTCGTCCACCAGCCTCAAGCACTTCATCCGCACCTACTCGACGGTCGACGGGCTGCCGGTGGCGTTGTCGCTGCGCTCGTTCGCCGCGGTGACCGTCGCCGGGCGGCGCCCGGACGTGCTCGGCCTGACCCGGGCGCTGCTGTGCCAGCTCGTCACCTTCCACTCCCCCGGCGACCTGCGGATCGCGGTCTGCGTGTCCCCGGACCGGCAGCACGACTGGGAATGGGCGAAATGGCTGCCGCACGCGACGGCGGCCGGCGCGACCGACGCCGTGGGCTCGCGGCGCCTGGCCGCGGACTCGGCGGCGGGACTGGCCGAGCTGCTCGGCGCGGACCTCGGCGAGCGCCCCGCGTTCAGCCGCCGCGCGGCGAGCCAGCTCGACCTGCCGCACCTCGTCGTGGTCGTCGACGGCGGCAACGCCCACGGCGAACCCCGGCTGATCGGCGAGGACGGCCGCCTCGGCGTCACCGTGCTCGAGGTCGGGCAGGAGCACCCGCGGACGTACTCGACCGAGCGGCTGCTGAGCCTGCACACCGCCCCCGACTCGCTCGGCATGGTCGTCGGCGACGCCACCGAGCAGCGGCTCGGGTTCCTCGGCCGGCCGGACGTCCTCGACCGCGGCGCGGCCGAGGCGCTGGCTCGCATGCTGACGCCGTTGCACACCCCGGCCGCCGTCGTCGGCGAGAAGCCGATGTCGGCGACGTTCGGGCTGGCCGGCCTGCTCGGCATCGGCGACCCGCGCGACACCGACACCACGGTGACGTGGGCACCGCGCGCGGCCCGCGACCGGCTGCGGATCCCGCTCGGCGTCAACCCCGAGGGCCGCCCGGTGGAGCTGGACCTCAAGGAGTCGGCCGAAGGCGGCATGGGCCCGCACGGCCTGGTCATCGGCGCGACCGGGTCGGGCAAGAGCGAGCTGCTGCGGACGCTGGTCACGGCGCTGGCGGTGATGCACTCGTCGGAGACGCTGAACCTGGCGCTGATCGACTTCAAGGGCGGCGCGACCTTCGCCGGGATGACCGGCCTGCCGCACACCTGCGCGGTCATCACGAACCTGTCCGACGACCTCGCGCTCGTCGACCGCATGGCCGACGCGCTCAACGGCGAACTGCTGCGGCGCCAGGAACTGCTGCACGCGGCCGGGAACTACGCGTCCGTGCGGGACTACGAAAAGGCCCGCGCGGACGGCGTCCCGCTGGACCCGCTGCCGTCGCTGCTGGTGATCATCGACGAGTTCTCCGAGCTGCTGTCCGCGCGGCCGGAGTTCATCGACCTGTTCGTCGCGATCGGCCGGCTCGGGCGGTCCCTGGGCATCCACCTGCTGCTGGCGTCGCAGCGGCTCGAGGAGGGCCGGCTGCGCGGGCTGGATTCCCACCTGTCGTACCGGGTCGGGCTCCGGACGTTCTCCGCCGCGGAAAGCCGGGCCGTGCTGGGCGTCGCCGACGCCTACCACCTGCCGCCGGTGCCGGGGTCGGCGTACCTGAAGGCCGACACCGACACGCTGATCCGGCTCAAGGCCGCCTACGTCTCCGGGGAGCTGCCGCCGCGCAGCACGGTCGTGCGCGAGGACGGCCAGGCGCTCGGCGTGCTGCCGTTTTCCCTGGCCCCGGTGGAGATCCCGGTGACGACCGAGATCGAAGAGACGCCGAAGACCGACGGCACCGGCGAGACGATCATCGGCGCGATGCTATCGCGCCTGGAGGGCCGCGGCCCGGCCGCGCACCAGATCTGGCTGCCGCCGCTGAACGAGCCGCCGACGCTGGAGCAGCTCCTGCCGCCGCTGGGCGAGGACGCCGCGCGCGGCCTGTGCCCGCTCGGCTGGGGCGGCAACGGCAAGCTGACCATCCCGGTGGCGCTGGTGGACAAGCCGTTCGAGCAGCGCCGGGACATGCTCTGGGCCGACTTCTCCGGCGCCGGCGGGCACGCGCTGATCGTCGGTGCCCCGCAGAGCGGCAAGTCGACGCTGATGAAGGACATCGCGGGCATGCTCGCGCTGACCCACACCCCGGCCGAGGTCCAGCTGTTCATCCTCGACATGGGTGGCGGCGCGCTGGCCCCGATCGCCGGGCTGCCGCACGTGTCGGGCTACGCGACCCGCCGCGACGCGCAGCGCTGCCGCCGCGTGGTCGCCGAGCTGACGACGTTGCTGGAGCAGCGCGAGGAGTTCTTCGCCGCCAACGGGATCGAGTCGATCACGACGTTCCGCCAGCGCCGCGCGGAGTTCACCGAAAGCACCGACGGCCGCGAGTTCGGCGACGTGTTCCTGTTCGTGGACAACTGGACCACGATCCGCCAGGAGTACGAGCAGCTGGAGGAGCAGATCACCGGCCTGGCCGCGCGCGGCCTCGGCTTCGGCATCCACGTGATCGTCTCGCTCAACCAGTGGATCGGCGTCCGCGCCCAGCTGCGCGACGCGATCGGCACCCGCTTCGAGCTGCGCCTGGGCGACCCGATGGACTCCTCGATCGACCGCAAGGTGGCGGTCAACGTCCCGGCCGACCGCCCCGGCCGCGGCATCACGGCGGAGAAGCTGCACTTCCTGGCGGCCCTCCCCCGCATCGACGGCGACCAGCGCCCGGAGACGATCGGTGCCGGCGGCGTCGACCTGGTGCGGCGGATTTCGGAGGCGTGGAAGGGACCGCGCGCCCCGCAGGTCCGGCTGCTGCCGCCCGAGGTGCCGCTGGACACGCTGCCGGCCGCACCTTCGCGCCAAGTCACCCTGGGGATCGCGGAATCGACGTTGCGCCCGGTGTACCTGGACTTCGCGGCGGACCCGCACTTCGTGGCGTTCGGCGACGTGGAGTCGGGGAAATCGTCGCTGCTGCGTGCTCTGGCACAAGGCATCACCTCGGCGTACACCCCCGAGGAAGCGGCGATCATCGTCGCGGACTACCGGCGTGGCCTGCTGGGCGCGGTGTCCGAGCCGCACCTGCTGGGTTACGCGGGCGCGGAGGGAAAGCTGACGGACCTGATCGGGGAATGCGCTCAGGCCATGCGCAACCGCTTGCCGGGTCCTTCGGTGACGCCGGAGCAGTTGCGGAACCGCTCGTGGTGGCGCGGACCGGAGCTGTTCGTGCTGGTGGACGACTACGAGCTGGTGGCGACGGTGGGGCGGAACCCGTTGCAGCCGCTGCTGGAGTTCCTGCCGCAGGCCCGCGACATCGGCCTCCACGTGATCATCGTCCGGGGTTCCGGCGGCGCTGGCCGGGCGTTGTTCGAGCCGGTGCTGCAACGGTTGCGGGAGCTGGGGTCGCCGGGGTTGATCATGTCGGGGACGAAGGACGAAGGCGCGTTGCTGGCGGATGTAAAGCCTTCGCCGCAGCCGCCGGGCCGGGGAACGCTGGTGTCGCGACGGCACGGGACGGGGCTGGTCCAGGTGGCGTGGACGAAGCCGGCGGAGAGCTGA
- a CDS encoding polymorphic toxin-type HINT domain-containing protein, which yields MHVVRRRFRAALISTLTVSLVGAISVAPQAQAAPQAHAAATTATPPGSDRAKVVRLWQFGGPATKRDAAAALAGTDADVTRFLTTQKDLDASIDLDLRVNQLMATGGPATRNAAQQALDANTDAALDAFLDTGWMSPHGTDLDLRVNQVMAAGGPQVKKAAQKALDANTTDALEAFLDAGWQVPFRIDQDLKVNQIMAAGGPEVKKVAQQALDANTVDALNQFLAVDLPVAQARDAETDSIAQLTATAKAAAQQAASETDQAKRQADLAVTEAAAAQKAAQAAKDAAAAAQGHVEQATDAAAHAAYAADQAAMTARQAIGAANAASNAAHTAAIAASRAATAASQAGHAASRAYDAAALAIGDKSKVDDANRAAQVAHDAAVSAASARDAALSAKTVSQQAEIAGNSAGDAAAQSRIAADAATDAANNSAAAGADARQAKAAAARARAQADRATAAANASRAWAHQASEAAGQAAAAADAAATDANNAQLAALDAVAHAGAAADAAAQATRHANAATAAANAAVTAANQATQIAQAARKADDDRLALAAQQADDAAKAALDEYANRAITPRWDLDQASARDAETNRLIAEVTTAGASRETVLADGRKVALRLAEAGGPWTKAAAVAALAASDDEVVDYITVGLTAAAGQDDRVVLADLSAAATATAGFKSAAATALAGSDTAVRDFLRSRDYPGRFTDDSLQVNQIMAAARTAGRTVVVQQAQHALDQNTDEALRAFLDTGQYTALNTDEDLQVNQIMAAARTAGAREVVAAAQAAIDGPPTLRHEFLTVGQFTAARRDQNTAAHNAAIDSLLAQATAAAATATHDANDAQAAAARARNAAQEAQGYADQAQAAAAQATTYANQARDAANRAAESAQQAQASANTAAAAAKSAAVSADKASASAAWAQKSARDAAGYAQDAAISASIAYGAAIEAGKGAATARDLAKSAWQSVVDKAAVEKQNLINQRTWDCNNRNAWVTQSLSTEDCIKLFSGTPAEQQRIISHLQDLCRQLNDPGTVELGNCLDSRNLLSADFMPGPKPVGETALGESVAGLVLAGLLALMCPECDLAALMGNADSELGLAAAGKLTAAMTDALAHGKGLLNVADAEVAAELANIERLAYDARLGESQLAKIARQLADNLGCASNSFAPGTRVLMADGTAKSIEDIKPGDLVANSPPGERLQQHQVAAVHVTDDDSDFVDLRVAAPGGATSIETTAHHLFWNAGTGSWVPAVGLKPGDELETSGGGQVSVATARHHKDRLRTFNLTVEAVHTYFVLAGDVPVLVHNANNECKPIALGMNEVHEDPLALHDFADSHGALYYRQWASGGDSWVQEFKNFVTDGETPIYFNLSGIDDVLGAANKGKGLDPIMDGHVTGWELNYIREHPESWPRVKWYKDGALVANPFG from the coding sequence ATGCATGTGGTGAGACGGCGATTTCGTGCTGCCCTGATTTCGACACTGACCGTTTCCCTGGTCGGCGCTATTTCGGTGGCTCCGCAGGCCCAGGCGGCGCCGCAGGCGCACGCTGCCGCGACGACGGCCACGCCGCCGGGTAGCGATCGCGCGAAGGTGGTGCGGCTCTGGCAGTTCGGTGGTCCGGCGACGAAACGGGATGCGGCCGCTGCGCTGGCCGGCACGGACGCCGACGTCACGCGATTCCTCACCACGCAGAAGGACCTCGACGCGTCCATCGATCTGGACCTCCGGGTCAACCAGCTGATGGCGACCGGCGGCCCGGCGACGAGGAACGCCGCTCAGCAGGCGCTGGACGCCAATACCGACGCCGCGCTCGACGCGTTCCTCGACACGGGCTGGATGAGCCCGCACGGAACCGACCTCGACCTGCGGGTCAACCAGGTGATGGCGGCCGGCGGGCCGCAGGTGAAGAAGGCGGCGCAGAAGGCCCTCGACGCGAACACCACGGACGCCCTCGAGGCGTTCCTGGACGCCGGCTGGCAGGTGCCCTTCCGGATCGACCAGGATCTCAAGGTCAACCAGATCATGGCGGCCGGCGGCCCGGAGGTGAAGAAGGTCGCGCAGCAGGCGCTGGACGCCAACACCGTCGATGCGCTGAACCAGTTCCTGGCGGTCGACCTCCCGGTGGCGCAGGCTCGGGACGCGGAGACCGATTCGATCGCCCAACTGACCGCGACGGCGAAGGCTGCCGCGCAGCAAGCCGCGAGCGAGACGGACCAAGCCAAGCGCCAAGCGGACCTCGCCGTGACCGAGGCGGCCGCGGCGCAAAAAGCGGCGCAAGCGGCGAAGGACGCGGCCGCGGCGGCACAGGGGCACGTCGAGCAAGCCACCGACGCCGCGGCGCACGCGGCCTACGCCGCGGACCAGGCGGCGATGACCGCACGGCAGGCGATCGGGGCCGCGAACGCCGCTTCCAACGCCGCGCACACCGCGGCCATCGCCGCCTCACGTGCGGCGACCGCGGCGTCGCAAGCCGGTCATGCCGCTTCCCGCGCGTACGACGCCGCCGCCTTGGCGATCGGGGACAAGAGCAAGGTCGACGACGCCAACCGGGCGGCGCAGGTCGCCCACGACGCGGCGGTCAGCGCGGCGTCGGCGCGAGACGCGGCGCTCAGCGCGAAGACCGTGTCCCAGCAGGCCGAAATCGCGGGCAACTCGGCCGGAGACGCCGCGGCGCAGTCGCGGATCGCCGCGGACGCGGCCACGGACGCGGCGAACAACTCGGCGGCGGCGGGTGCGGATGCCCGGCAGGCCAAGGCGGCGGCGGCTCGTGCCCGGGCACAGGCCGACCGTGCCACCGCGGCGGCGAACGCATCGAGGGCGTGGGCGCACCAGGCTTCCGAAGCCGCCGGGCAGGCCGCCGCGGCGGCGGACGCGGCGGCGACCGACGCCAACAATGCACAACTGGCCGCCCTCGACGCGGTGGCCCACGCCGGGGCAGCGGCGGATGCGGCCGCACAGGCGACTCGGCACGCGAACGCGGCGACGGCCGCGGCGAACGCGGCGGTCACCGCGGCCAACCAGGCCACGCAGATCGCTCAGGCCGCCCGCAAGGCGGACGACGACCGGCTCGCCCTGGCCGCGCAGCAGGCCGATGACGCCGCGAAGGCGGCGCTGGACGAGTACGCGAATCGCGCGATCACGCCGCGCTGGGACCTCGACCAGGCCAGTGCCCGGGATGCGGAGACGAACCGGTTGATCGCCGAGGTGACCACCGCGGGTGCCAGCCGCGAAACCGTGCTGGCCGACGGCCGGAAGGTGGCGCTGCGCCTGGCCGAAGCCGGCGGGCCGTGGACGAAGGCCGCGGCTGTGGCGGCATTGGCCGCTTCGGACGACGAAGTCGTCGACTACATCACAGTGGGCCTGACCGCCGCGGCGGGGCAGGACGATCGCGTGGTCCTCGCCGACCTGAGCGCGGCTGCCACTGCCACGGCCGGGTTCAAATCCGCTGCGGCGACCGCGCTGGCCGGTTCGGACACCGCCGTGCGGGACTTCCTGCGCAGCCGTGACTACCCGGGCCGCTTCACCGATGATTCGTTGCAGGTCAACCAGATCATGGCGGCGGCGCGGACGGCCGGGCGCACGGTCGTGGTGCAGCAGGCCCAGCATGCGTTGGACCAGAACACCGACGAGGCGCTGCGCGCCTTCCTCGACACCGGGCAGTACACCGCCCTGAACACCGACGAAGACCTGCAGGTCAACCAGATCATGGCGGCTGCGCGGACGGCCGGCGCGCGTGAGGTCGTAGCGGCGGCACAGGCGGCGATCGACGGGCCACCGACGTTGCGGCACGAGTTCCTGACCGTCGGCCAGTTCACCGCCGCCCGGCGCGACCAGAACACCGCCGCGCACAACGCGGCGATCGACAGCCTGCTCGCCCAGGCCACGGCGGCCGCCGCGACCGCGACGCACGACGCGAACGACGCTCAGGCCGCGGCAGCCCGCGCCCGCAACGCGGCGCAGGAAGCTCAGGGCTACGCCGATCAGGCACAAGCTGCGGCCGCCCAGGCCACCACGTACGCGAACCAAGCGCGTGACGCGGCAAACCGCGCCGCCGAGTCGGCTCAGCAGGCCCAGGCGTCCGCGAACACCGCGGCGGCGGCCGCGAAGTCGGCGGCCGTCTCCGCGGACAAGGCGAGCGCATCGGCGGCGTGGGCGCAGAAGTCGGCGCGCGACGCCGCTGGTTACGCGCAGGACGCCGCCATCTCGGCGAGCATCGCGTACGGTGCCGCCATCGAGGCCGGCAAGGGTGCTGCTACCGCGCGCGATCTGGCCAAGAGTGCCTGGCAGTCCGTCGTGGACAAGGCCGCGGTGGAAAAGCAGAATCTGATCAACCAGCGAACGTGGGACTGCAACAACCGCAATGCCTGGGTGACCCAGTCGCTGAGCACCGAGGATTGCATCAAGCTCTTCAGCGGAACTCCCGCCGAACAGCAGCGGATCATCAGCCACCTGCAGGATCTGTGCCGCCAGCTGAATGACCCCGGCACGGTCGAACTCGGCAACTGCCTCGACAGCCGCAACCTGCTCAGCGCCGACTTCATGCCGGGACCCAAACCGGTCGGCGAGACAGCTCTCGGGGAGTCCGTCGCGGGTTTGGTGCTGGCTGGCCTGCTTGCGTTGATGTGCCCGGAATGCGACCTCGCCGCCCTGATGGGCAACGCCGATTCTGAGCTCGGGCTGGCGGCTGCGGGGAAGCTGACGGCCGCCATGACCGACGCCCTGGCGCATGGCAAGGGATTGCTGAATGTCGCGGATGCCGAGGTGGCCGCGGAACTCGCGAACATCGAAAGGCTCGCGTACGACGCGCGGCTGGGGGAAAGTCAGCTGGCCAAGATCGCGAGACAGCTCGCGGACAACCTCGGCTGCGCCAGCAACAGCTTCGCCCCCGGCACGCGGGTGCTCATGGCCGACGGGACGGCGAAATCCATCGAGGACATCAAGCCGGGTGATCTCGTCGCCAATTCCCCACCCGGCGAACGTCTCCAACAGCACCAAGTCGCCGCCGTCCACGTCACCGACGACGACTCCGACTTCGTCGATCTCCGCGTCGCGGCACCTGGTGGAGCCACGAGCATCGAAACGACCGCCCACCACCTGTTCTGGAACGCCGGTACTGGTTCCTGGGTCCCCGCAGTCGGCCTGAAACCCGGCGATGAGCTGGAAACGTCAGGCGGGGGCCAGGTTTCCGTCGCGACCGCGCGTCACCACAAGGACCGCCTCCGCACGTTCAACCTGACCGTCGAAGCGGTGCACACCTACTTCGTGCTCGCCGGGGACGTACCGGTCCTCGTCCACAACGCCAACAACGAGTGCAAGCCGATCGCACTCGGTATGAACGAGGTGCACGAAGACCCGCTGGCGCTGCACGACTTCGCCGATTCCCACGGCGCTCTCTACTACCGGCAGTGGGCCAGCGGCGGGGACTCGTGGGTCCAGGAGTTCAAGAACTTCGTAACCGACGGCGAGACACCCATCTACTTCAACCTGTCCGGGATCGATGACGTGCTCGGTGCCGCCAACAAGGGCAAAGGTCTGGACCCGATCATGGACGGTCACGTGACCGGGTGGGAACTGAACTACATCCGTGAGCACCCGGAGTCGTGGCCTCGGGTCAAGTGGTACAAAGACGGTGCTCTCGTAGCCAACCCCTTTGGATGA
- a CDS encoding FG-GAP-like repeat-containing protein has product MSHRTRRASAFAAAVLIGGLLAAVPADAVSGGTTGTYGFAAKINADGRACSGALVEPALVLTAASCFPEIPQGGVPAKATTVTVGRADLSTTAGHVAKVTNVVVRTDRDVALARLDTAVTDVAPLPLSTAAGVPSASENLTLAGWGRTADEWVPNQVHVATFTTPASTATTLSLTGANGADACKGDAGAPVFRQNGTVAAVANSSWQHGCLAETETRQGTTATRVDDLSSWIRGQAITGTAKAVGHGVTLSWTPLAASDDATYSIYASSTGPATNSATQLIGTTKAATFLHSATSRKTWSYLVVASGGAASPQFTATTGPRSLSDFTGDGKADVATFTRGSAGDVFVAASDGTKFNGTSALWHDRFSVGTEIPLSGDFNGDGKADVATFSRGSAADVYVALSDGTKFDGNGVLWDDFFAANSETPAVGDFNGDGKDDIATFTLGTTGDVYVALSDGTKFGASSIWHADFGYNAEQPYVGDFNGDGKDDIAVFTRGTAGDVYVALSDGTKFVGNGVKWHDNFAFNSETPAIGDFNGDGKDDIATFTRGTAGDVFVALSDGTKFVGNSIKWHEYFAANDEMPGTGDFNGDGKDDVVTFTRGTAGDVYVALSTGAKFDASAPWHGNFAFNTEVPVPRAIAIL; this is encoded by the coding sequence ATGTCCCATCGCACCAGACGTGCCTCGGCTTTCGCCGCGGCCGTGCTCATCGGCGGTCTGCTGGCCGCCGTCCCGGCAGACGCAGTCTCCGGTGGTACCACCGGAACCTACGGGTTCGCCGCCAAGATCAACGCCGACGGCCGGGCCTGCAGCGGCGCGCTCGTCGAACCCGCGCTCGTCCTGACCGCCGCCAGCTGCTTCCCCGAAATCCCGCAGGGCGGCGTCCCCGCCAAGGCGACCACCGTCACCGTCGGCAGGGCCGACCTTTCGACCACCGCCGGACACGTCGCGAAGGTGACGAACGTGGTCGTGCGGACCGACCGGGACGTGGCGCTCGCCAGGCTCGACACCGCGGTCACCGATGTCGCGCCGCTACCGCTCAGCACTGCCGCAGGCGTTCCGAGCGCTTCGGAGAACCTGACTCTCGCCGGCTGGGGCCGCACGGCCGACGAGTGGGTGCCGAACCAGGTGCACGTCGCGACGTTCACCACGCCGGCCAGTACCGCGACCACCCTGTCGCTGACCGGAGCCAACGGCGCGGACGCCTGCAAGGGCGACGCCGGCGCCCCGGTCTTTCGCCAGAACGGCACCGTGGCGGCCGTCGCGAACTCGTCGTGGCAGCACGGTTGCCTCGCCGAAACCGAGACCCGGCAGGGCACTACCGCGACCCGGGTTGATGACCTGAGCAGCTGGATCCGCGGCCAGGCGATCACCGGCACCGCGAAGGCCGTCGGCCACGGCGTCACGCTGTCGTGGACCCCGCTGGCCGCCTCCGACGACGCGACCTACTCCATCTACGCCAGCTCCACCGGCCCGGCGACCAACAGCGCGACGCAGCTCATCGGCACCACGAAGGCGGCCACCTTCCTCCACTCGGCCACGTCCCGCAAGACGTGGTCCTACCTCGTGGTCGCCTCCGGCGGCGCCGCCAGCCCGCAGTTCACCGCCACCACCGGACCGCGGTCGCTGAGCGACTTCACCGGTGACGGCAAGGCCGACGTCGCCACCTTCACCCGCGGCTCCGCCGGCGACGTCTTCGTGGCTGCCTCCGACGGGACGAAGTTCAACGGCACCAGTGCGTTGTGGCACGACCGGTTCTCGGTCGGCACCGAGATTCCGCTGTCCGGCGATTTCAACGGTGACGGCAAGGCGGACGTGGCGACGTTCAGCCGCGGCAGCGCCGCCGACGTCTACGTCGCGCTTTCCGACGGGACGAAGTTCGACGGCAACGGTGTGCTGTGGGACGACTTCTTCGCGGCCAACAGCGAGACCCCGGCGGTCGGCGACTTCAACGGCGACGGCAAGGACGACATCGCCACCTTCACCCTGGGCACGACCGGTGACGTCTACGTCGCCCTGTCCGACGGCACGAAGTTCGGTGCCAGCTCGATCTGGCACGCCGATTTCGGCTACAACGCCGAACAGCCCTACGTCGGCGACTTCAACGGCGACGGGAAGGACGACATCGCCGTCTTCACCCGCGGCACCGCGGGTGACGTCTACGTCGCGCTCTCCGACGGCACCAAGTTCGTCGGCAACGGCGTGAAGTGGCACGACAACTTCGCCTTCAACAGCGAAACGCCCGCCATCGGCGACTTCAACGGCGACGGCAAGGACGACATCGCCACCTTCACGCGCGGTACCGCGGGTGACGTGTTCGTCGCCCTGTCCGACGGCACGAAGTTCGTCGGCAACAGCATCAAGTGGCACGAGTACTTCGCGGCGAACGACGAGATGCCGGGTACGGGCGACTTCAACGGTGACGGCAAGGACGACGTCGTCACTTTCACCCGCGGCACCGCCGGCGACGTCTACGTCGCCTTGTCGACCGGAGCGAAGTTCGACGCCAGTGCCCCCTGGCACGGCAACTTCGCCTTCAACACCGAGGTCCCGGTTCCCCGGGCCATCGCGATCCTCTGA